AATTAGGACAGTTAGTTGTCCGGTAAAGTGGACAGATAAGCATCGAGCTGTACCCGGTTAGCTGCCAGGTGACTTCGAGATAATTTAGGATAGTGTTATACGAAACGTACTTGAGCAGCGCAGGTTTATTAGCGAGCGCGGCTGGCGGCACCTCTGCGGCGGCGCAGGCGAGCACGGCGTCCCACGGGCCCgtgcgccgcgcccgcgcctccAGGCTCGACCACGCGCCCGTCTCGCGGTTACCCTCGATATCCACGAAGTCCTGCGCGCCTGGTACATACAGAtatgtttattgaaaatgttgcTGATGAAAATTGtgaatgaaatacataaatttacgtaaaaatatgtaaacttatatAAAATCATCGGTGACCGAATTTTTGTAGGAGAGAAATAGAGAACACACTGATTGCAATTGTGTAACGCACACGTTCTACAATAAGTCGGTCCAATTAATTATCTGTCCTATAAATAGCCTGACGTCATACAAACTTCAAAAGAAAACCACTTTGGTGTTTCTTTGTGAAATCTGCGTAGCACCTTACATACTTATTGGAAACCAAATGGCATGCTACCTACCATCCGTCTCCTTTGTCTATAATTTCTCttttaacgacttatttttttgacaatttCGCAACATTCCTAATTGTCCAATTAAAATCTGATCTTCCATTTTCCCTTCTTATTTCACCTCAAAACACAGCACAAACCCAGATCCTTCAACGTAAGCGCGGCGTGTCGTGGCGCGACGACCGTGACGTGCACGCCCCACGTGCTGAGCAGCTGCACCAGCGCGCAGCCCTCCCCGCTCGCCGCGCCGCATACTGCCACGCTGTAACCATCCATGTGTTATGATAGCCTAGTACATTGCCTGGCCTGGATTCTAGAATGCTGAGCGAGTCGAGGGATAGCACGGAATGCAAAAATTGGCTCTCGTGCAGAGAGAGAGTCGTGTAGAAGAAGTTTTCGCCAATGAAACCTCAAATTGAGAGTAGTAAGTTATCTAAACAGTGATTCATCAAAGTGATTCCTTAAATGGCCATCTTTGTATAATATCTCTCACAGCCAACTGTTAGAAATAGCTTTTCAATCAAACAGCTGAACCCAGGTGGCTGTGGCTGACGCAATTATCTACAAAAGTAGTTTACTCTGTGCAGTgaaaaagtatgtatttagaatcaaaaaccttattttaacaatataacTACTGAGCTGAGATTCtgtcaaattatttaaacatctaCTTGGTGCACTTTTTGGGTAGTTGATTGCATCAGGTGTTGAGGATCTACCAGTAACTAATTAGGCAAACTTTACGTACCGTTTTCCCTTACTATTCTCAGGTGTGTAGGCGAGCTTTCGCAGCGCTATTAGGGCTTCGCCCCCCGCCCAGGGCATGGATGCTGCCGTGTCAGCCGCCATGCCGCGGGGACGCTTGCTCACTCGAGTACTAGGAACACAAGAATAGGTAGAGGTTAATCTGAGTGAAACTGGTGAGAAGgacagatatatttttatccacATGTCTTCTATATTCAAAAAGGAGATTTTTAAGCATTTCATTTCTTTGTGTGAATTCGATTTGATagcaaaaaagtaataaatgaaCTGCTTCCAGCTGTCAAATAGGTACCAGGTACTTATGAATCTACAGGAGGTGCGACTAACCTACGTATAGTCAACAATTCAGTGGCCGCTCCTCCGGCCCATTCACTGACACAACCCCACACTTCATCACCCATCTCCAAGTCTGTGACGCCTTGCCCGACGTCCAGTACAACACCTGCACGAGATAGAGATTTTCTcgttaaaatgtatgtttaacaaaataagaaaacccTTCGCTGAATGAAGAATATTTGttcatggaggaaggaaagacagTTATAAGGCAGTtaagtcaggcgccttctaCTAGATCAAGTATGTACGGCgggcgtgaccaaaacgatctaCCAGtaactaacgaggcattcgggttcctTGAGACCACTATCAAACATTGGTAATGGTAATTCATTGGtgatttagttaaaaaaattgattgaattgattttttttttctcatatatTTCTTGACCAATGACCAGGCGCACAGAAACGTCAAGGAGCTCACCCGCGAACCCCCTGCCCACGGTGACATGGCCGCGGTACAGCAGCGAGCGCAGCAGGTGAGCTCGACCGCGCAGCGCTCCCCGGTCTACCGTGCAGATGCTGAACGCTTGCACACGGACTAGAACTTCGCCTGTGCCAGCACctggaaaagaaaattaatcttAATGGCTACGTTTTAATTTGTTCGTCATAGACTGCCTTAACGGGCCGAAATTGGTTTGACTCAGACAATTTTTTTGCCAAATCTTAACAATTTTTGAcggcgaaaaaaatatatattaatcttgaacaCATTTCTGAGGACCctgttaatttaaaaacacgttttcgaaaagttttctcgatacaaaaaaaatgtaaaattacctctaaaatgatcttccaacaaaaatatctgtattatTTATCAACGTACATTGATAATATTTGTAACATTAACGAGTCCACATGTAGATACAGAACTTGgttaatttagatttttgattactcaactcattttaaagctattaataaatatgtatgttacgaACGGCGCGTCTACAGGCTTCTCTCTCTTTCTCTCTCGTACGTATTTACGTATGCGAGTGAAAGAGAGTTTTGGGTGCATTCGGCCTCTTAACTGCTACATCAGTAGTGTAGTGAAGGTACTCCACTCACCCGGTGCCACGGCGTCTTCGACCAGTATAACAGACTGGTCGGCCTGCGAGTGCAGCGAGCGCGCGTGCGGGCCGGCGGGCGCGCGGCGGGCGAGGCGCAGCCCGATGAGCACGCCCGCACTGCCGCCCACCACTGCGCCGCACGCGAATATCAACATGCTGCGGCGCCATACTGGAATAAGAAAAAATTGGATTAGGAAAATGTAGGTGAAATAATACGTACTTTGTTTTAGAGAAGTTAAAGAATGGGATTTAAgagcttattacacttgactaaattcagtcgtctaaatgattcagtcactaaattcagtcaaatgtaatcgcatttaggaaggtaggtttcattaaattatttagaaacctaattagacaaacctaattagacgactgaatttagtaaagtgtaataagccctatAGCTAGGCAACGTTTGTGACACTTCATCAACTATTCACATGGACTATGCCTCTTAAGAACGGTGGTTTTT
The DNA window shown above is from Helicoverpa armigera isolate CAAS_96S chromosome 25, ASM3070526v1, whole genome shotgun sequence and carries:
- the LOC110377098 gene encoding reticulon-4-interacting protein 1, mitochondrial; translated protein: MDELKHRAGEKLEALHVAAKTAADNGKSRVQDVVQTTVEAIQKIREAFHSVWHNELIAEGRERVAAWSEEAVRRIREGAPPLSPVLLYEELVALWQDRVWRRSMLIFACGAVVGGSAGVLIGLRLARRAPAGPHARSLHSQADQSVILVEDAVAPGAGTGEVLVRVQAFSICTVDRGALRGRAHLLRSLLYRGHVTVGRGFAGVVLDVGQGVTDLEMGDEVWGCVSEWAGGAATELLTIRSTRVSKRPRGMAADTAASMPWAGGEALIALRKLAYTPENSKGKRVAVCGAASGEGCALVQLLSTWGVHVTVVAPRHAALTLKDLGAQDFVDIEGNRETGAWSSLEARARRTGPWDAVLACAAAEVPPAALANKPALLKATAPRRAFLDIRPGPMITDRLPTPFAIIFATSFYTYRVLRWLVGCGSHTDWLEDRFRLREGLDTLTKLVERGALAPILDKVYLPQEFESALAHACSDDAIGTSVIRFP